One Aphidius gifuensis isolate YNYX2018 linkage group LG5, ASM1490517v1, whole genome shotgun sequence genomic region harbors:
- the LOC122857597 gene encoding uncharacterized protein LOC122857597: MNNLCEKFLTKSFKIVSPGVVQVTRNYTFKRPKIIQKIRGHLKLKSSMKEIYYIMKYITSIDNLAESVEDFEGDLKIFKDDLDEDHINEILSKDNAVKKILYGFLKRCTNAINNRSFIKKMLRERQLRIQQKKAKIIRRKMIRRMVVQERWRIQRLKNLEEWKKEKERERSDSTSSSDNWISNPKKCHSSEGTGVSSREGFIGVPESSDSDVTDFEEPQCIEVGQCYVCGKDINVNKQGCDACRNEKIWT, translated from the exons ATGAACAACttatgtgaaaaatttttaaccaaATCTTTTAAAATCGTATCACCGGGAGTCGTACAAGTTACGCGCAACTATACATTTAAACGTCCAaagataattcaaaaaatacgtggtcacttaaaattaaaaagtagtatgaaggaaatatattatatcatgaaatatataacttCGATTGATAATTTAGCAGAATCAGTTGAAGATTTTGAgggtgatttaaaaatattcaaagacgATCTCGATGAAGATCACATAAATGAAATACTTTCAAAAGATaatgcagtaaaaaaaattttatatggttttttaaaaagatgtaCCAATGCTATCAATAATCGGagctttattaaaaaaatgttac gtGAGCGACAATTACGtattcagcaaaaaaaagcAAAGATCATAAGAAGAAAAATGATTAGAAGGATGGTTGTTCAGGAGCGTTGGCGTATCCAACGTCTCAAAAACCTTGAGgaatggaaaaaagaaaaagaacgtGAACGATCAGATTCTACGTCATCGAGTGATAATTGGATAT CGAACCCGAAGAAATGTCATTCATCCGAGGGAACGGGAGTTTCTTCACGGGAGGGATTCATCGGTGTACCAGAAAGCAGTGACTCTGACGTCACGGATTTTGAGGAGCCCCAATGCATCGAGGTTGGACAGTGTTACGTTTGTGGGAAAGACATAAACGTAAACAAACAAGGCTGTGACGCTTGTCGGAACGAAAAAATAtg GACCTAA